Proteins encoded within one genomic window of Ascaphus truei isolate aAscTru1 chromosome 8, aAscTru1.hap1, whole genome shotgun sequence:
- the LOC142501618 gene encoding uncharacterized protein LOC142501618 isoform X1 — MADLKCLFCNVHNHAKQCPFRPYDDDDDDNDDSCVAPGGEPYLQVNLVCWTCREVGHMEDVCPKIFKDKQLQKQATPCECKQDVEADTSECVPSTTDISGANKAKRKKKKKKTVPQVTGEVTEPLEPALSGHASERRRDVLQTGGTGRIVTGTVAKEKEEQREAESLNQDKEALISALQAARHDYEVLWQNLGKERECYKKVQEANAELQRCILPVLQEHETLKKTESLLRSELEEVTTSLKKANTVIATIEEKQIKSDKSIAILKQKYGKALQEVHTLSTEVQNSLLEGHGLNTELGILKETYENALSNLETVKRENVSLTQKNSDLTDQISEGDEKLHQAEKVEKQLIQEKLEMQEALQNTESAAIQATQIAELQKMEALMQTQSKHQIEVKTLREVWHDQVEELQKQMAEREIQCAKREEISVRQVVCLTLRYESEMADIYKQLDHTANEGARLQLELDKTQKEHLQLQVKNRENETELNLALKQMTDMGEAAKVVQSGYQSYLLTKQAVRSYTCIFNAVAILRFAIKMKLEKEIPRLKEIRSQKETRERKLNALTDDKEEGERIDFDCAAVIPETDRHPPENILPDLGFKNPDPQFHLRCPEDYQTSGHTQDTTEDVLAKWVAVPENTNLLTDPDDVVNMDNVCTEATRSPKPKGLVMATKGKSKIEKKKQRRLTRRLNSSISHQSGPHCGAKENPVQGSHQKLKKQSSHLQVAAGYEIKSKDAIDWKSKKKKKKMFGGTDRFIFFITRVDYVTDT, encoded by the coding sequence atggccgacttgaaatgtttgttttgtaatgtacataatcatgcaaaacagtgtcccttcaggccatacgatgatgatgatgatgataatgacgattcgtgtgtggcccctggaggagagccataCCTACAGGTGAATTTGGTGTGCTGGACCTGTCGTGAAgtgggtcacatggaagatgtgtgccccaaaattttcaaagacaaacagctgcaaaagcaagcaacgccctgtgagtgcaagcaagatgtggaagctgataccagtgagtgtgtgcccagtaccactgatatctctggggctaataaagcaaaaagaaagaagaagaaaaagaaaactgttcctcaagtcacaggggaagtgaccgagccacttgaacctgcgctgtcaggacatgcatcagaaaggcgccgagatgtgctgcagaccggagggaccggcagaattgtcacgggaacagtggcaaaggaaaaggaggagcagagggaagctgaatccttgaaccaggataaagaggctttgatttctgcactccaagctgcccgccatgattatgaagtcctgtggcagaatttggggaaggagcgagaatgttataagaaggtgcaagaagcgaacgccgagttacagaggtgtatacttccagttttacaagagcacgagactttgaagaaaacagagtctctcttacggagtgagctggaagaggtgacgactagtctgaaaaaggccaacaccgtaattgccaccatagaggaaaaacagattaagtctgacaaatcgattgctatcctaaaacagaaatacgggaaggctctgcaagaggttcacacgctcagcacagaggtgcaaaactcactcctggagggccacggtctgaacacagagctgggaatattgaaagaaacctatgagaatgccctgagtaatttagagactgtaaaaagagagaatgtaagtctgacacagaaaaattcagacttgactgaccagatcagtgaaggtgatgagaagcttcaccaagcagaaaaagtggagaagcaattgatccaggaaaagttagaaatgcaggaagcactgcagaatacagaatcagcggcgatccaggcgacacaaattgcagagctccaaaaaatggaggcgctgatgcaaacccagagcaagcaccagatagaggtgaagaccctgagggaggtctggcacgatcaggttgaagagctgcagaagcagatggctgagcgcgagatacagtgcgccaagagagaggagatctccgtccgtcaggtggtctgcctgacattgcgctatgaaagcgagatggccgatatctacaagcagctggaccacacggcaaatgagggggcccggctgcagctggagctggacaagacccagaaggagcacctgcagctgcaggtcaagaatagagaaaatgaaacagagttaaacctcgctctgaaacagatgacggacatgggagaagcggctaaagtggttcagtcgggctatcaatcctacctcctaaccaagcaagctgtacgttcctatacgtgtatcttcaatgctgttgcaatattacgatttgctataaagatgaagttggagaaagagattccaaggctaaaagagatacggtcacaaaaggagaccagggaacgtaaactcaatgccctcactgatgacaaagaggaaggagaaagaattgactttgattgtgctgctgttattccagaaacagataggcaccctcctgagaatattctccctgatctgggattcaaaaatccagatcctcaatttcatttacgttgtccagaagattatcaaaccagtggacacacccaggacaccacagaagatgttttagccaagtgggtggcagttcctgaaaacacaaacttgttgacagatcctgatgacgtggttaatatggacaacgtttgtacagaggcaactaggtctccaaaacccaaaggcctggtaatggccacaaaagggaaatcaaagattgaaaagaaaaaacaacgaaggttaacacggcgcctgaatagttccatatctcaccaatctggaccacactgtggagccaaggagaatccggtccaagggtctcatcagaagctaaagaaacagtccagtcatttgcaggttgcagcgggctatgaaataaagtcaaaggatgcaatagactggaagtcaaaaaaaaaaaaaaaaaaaatgtttgggggaactgaccgatttattttttttattacacgtgtggactatgtcacggacacttaa